The Caulifigura coniformis genome includes a region encoding these proteins:
- a CDS encoding class I SAM-dependent DNA methyltransferase, translating into MNPAEYDRMAALEETHWWYAGVRDLFSRLLKRPRFSPPDRPRVLDAGCGSGAHLQMFQSLLNPSYLGGFDLSPLAVGHARQKNPQADVYEGDLCHPEIRTPDLDLLFCCDVLYTTPLDEGTAGLKTLTRTLRPGGLLLLHLPAYNWLRSRHDLAVHTRQRFTTSSARKLLELLDLRVELLSYRMSVLFPALVARRAPSLLFRRHEDSGDVVSDLAATPPLMNRVLESALKAENRIISCGIPLPFGSSIVAVGRKP; encoded by the coding sequence ATGAATCCCGCAGAGTACGACCGGATGGCCGCGCTGGAGGAGACGCACTGGTGGTATGCCGGTGTCCGGGATCTCTTTTCCCGACTTCTGAAGCGTCCTCGATTCTCGCCTCCTGACCGCCCACGCGTGCTTGATGCGGGCTGCGGGAGCGGCGCACACCTGCAGATGTTCCAGAGCCTGCTGAATCCGAGCTACCTGGGGGGCTTCGACCTCTCGCCTCTCGCGGTCGGGCATGCTCGACAAAAGAATCCCCAGGCCGATGTTTACGAAGGAGATCTGTGCCACCCCGAGATCCGCACGCCGGATCTCGACCTCCTTTTCTGCTGCGACGTCCTCTACACGACCCCGCTGGACGAAGGGACCGCCGGCCTCAAAACGCTCACCCGCACGCTCCGGCCGGGCGGCCTCCTGCTGCTGCATCTCCCGGCCTATAACTGGCTCCGGAGCCGGCACGACCTTGCAGTTCATACCCGACAACGTTTCACTACTAGCTCGGCCCGGAAGCTCCTGGAGCTTCTCGACCTGCGGGTGGAACTGCTGTCGTACAGAATGTCCGTGCTTTTTCCCGCGCTCGTCGCCCGACGGGCGCCGTCACTGTTGTTTCGTCGCCATGAAGATTCCGGGGATGTCGTTTCGGACCTGGCGGCGACCCCGCCGCTGATGAATCGAGTCCTGGAGAGTGCACTGAAGGCCGAGAACCGGATCATCTCCTGCGGCATTCCATTGCCGTTCGGAAGTTCCATTGTCGCTGTAGGGCGCAAGCCATGA